One genomic segment of Osmia bicornis bicornis chromosome 16, iOsmBic2.1, whole genome shotgun sequence includes these proteins:
- the LOC114872246 gene encoding m7GpppX diphosphatase gives MAELASDNNVDECPLAKKAKLNTENSSENTKSIHENDVTLPAFDLTKVLQTNCMRKQIWVQGTFEGYDGPAIITLEKQNFVDDEKALKEFFSKDTAFQKLYSNTIYGNYECFPAKKYTGINAMVIHPATSKHIDKFTKKELYMIDETYELYQKITLPYIESSSFSTEWIHNILEHKAEQDKIVYEDRNEKTGFVLVNDLKWDGQLNTLKLIALPLQKIKSIRELNASHLPLLKNIRDAGIAAIAKKFKLSASQLRIYLHYQPSYYYLHVHFAYLMYDAPGIFVEKAHLLSMVIRNIELMSDYYTKAVLSYVVAEGDALYIKYKEEGAITELNSKTTEV, from the exons ATGGCGGAACTAGCATCTGACAACAATGTGGATGAATGTCCACTAGCAAAAAAGGCTAAGTTAAACACTGAAAATTCATCTGAAAATACCAAGAGTATACATGAAAATGACGTTACTTTGCCTGCCTTTGATTTAACAAAAGTATTACAAACTAATTGTATGAGGAAACAAATATGGGTTCAAGGCACTTTTGAAGGTTATGACGGGCCGGCTATTATAACACTGGAAAAACAGAATTTTGTAGATGACGAGAAAGcattaaaagaatttttctccAAAGATACAGCCTTTCAGAAACTTTATAGTAATACTATTTATGGAAATTATGAATGCTTTCCAGCCAAGAAATATACTG gTATAAATGCAATGGTAATACATCCTGCTACATCAAAACATATAGATAAGTttacaaaaaaagaattatacaTGATAGATGAGACATATGAACTTTATCAAAAAATTACTCTCCCATACATAGAATCAAGTAGTTTTTCTACAGAG TGGATACACAATATTTTAGAACACAAGGCAGAACAGGATAAAATAGTTTATGAggatagaaatgaaaaaactGGATTTGTATTAGTAAATGATTTGAAATGGGATGGACAACTAAACACGTTAAAATTAATAGCACTCCCgttacaaaaaattaaatcgaTAAGAGAACTAAATGCATCTCATCTTCCgctattgaaaaatataagaGATGCTGGAATAGCTGCAATTgctaaaaaatttaaattatccgCTTCTCAACTTagaatatatttacattatcAACCGTCGTACTATTATCTGCACGTTCATTTTGCATATCTTATGTATGATGCACCAG gTATATTCGTAGAAAAAGCGCATCTTTTATCTATGGTTATAAGAAATATCGAGCTAATGTCCGACTATTATACAAAAGCTGTGCTTTCTTACGTAGTTGCCGAAGGTGATGCtctgtatattaaatacaagGAAGAAGGAGCTATAACTGAACTAAACTCTAAAACCACCGAAGTTTAA
- the LOC114872242 gene encoding UTP--glucose-1-phosphate uridylyltransferase isoform X3 has translation MLQVDDRKARGHQRSPSDTQAFRERTKRDALIELQRELEKLEGTATTGEVKEEVHRQFEGFTHLFKRFLQEEGPSLEWDRIQKLPDDAIRDYNSLPMPEGEEVRALLNKLIVIKLNGGLGTSMGCHGPKSVIAVRNGLTFLDLTVQQIEYLNKTYNANVPLILMDSFNTDDDTQRIIRKYKGIDVDIYTFNQSCYPRINRDSLLPIAKHCDIADDIEAWYPPGHGDFYESFRNSGLLKKFLKEGRDYCFISNIDNLGATVDFKILKLLLDKTETSPLEFLMEVTDKTRADVKGGTLIKYEDKLRLLEIAQVPKDHADDFKSVKTFKFFNTNNLWIKLSAIERVLEKNSLNMEIIVNNKTFSNGLNIIQLETAVGAAMKSFEGSIGINVPRSRFLPVKKTSDLMLVMSNLYTLRNGSLVMSPQRMFPTTPLIKLGDNHFSKVKEFLTRFPAIPDLLELDHLTVSGDVTFGKGVTLKGTVIIIANHGERIDLPSGTILENKIVSGNLRILDH, from the exons ATGCTACAAGTAGATGATAGAAAG GCACGCGGTCATCAACGCAGTCCCTCAGATACACAGGCATTCCGTGAAAGAACCAAGAGGGATGCCCTGATCGAACTTCAACGGGAATTGGAGAAACTCGAGGGAACAGCTACTACAGGAGAAGTTAAAGAGGAGGTCCACCGGCAATTCGAAGGATTCACCCATCTCTTCAAGAGATTTCTGCAAGAAGAAGGACCCTCGTTAGAATGGGATCGCATACAAAAGCTTCCCGACGATGCG atAAGAGATTACAATTCTTTGCCAATGCCGGAAGGAGAAGAGGTGAGAGCCctgttaaataaattgattgtTATCAAACTAAATGGAGGGCTTGGAACTAGTATGGGATGCCATGGACCAAAGTCTGTGATAGCAGTTCGCAATGGACTTACGTTTCTTGATCTGACCGTTCAACAAATTGAG TACTTGAATAAAACCTATAATGCAAATGTACCTCTAATTTTGATGGATTCCTTCAACACCGATGACGATACACAAAGAATCATCAGGAAATATAAAGGAATAGACGTTGACATTTATACGTTTAATCAAAGTTGTTATCCTCGTATCAACAGAGATTCGTTACTTCCAATTGCAAAACATTGTGATATTGCTGATGATATCGAAGC ATGGTATCCTCCTGGCCATGGAGATTTCTATGAAAGTTTCCGAAATTCCggtttattgaaaaaatttttgaaagag GGTCGtgattattgttttatttcgaACATCGATAATTTGGGTGCTACGGtagatttcaaaattctaaaattattattagataaaACTGAAACGTCACCTCTTGAATTTCTTATGGAAGTCACCGACAAAACGCGGGCCGATGTCAAG GGTGGAACATTAATTAAATACGAGGATAAGCTACGGCTCCTTGAAATCGCACAAGTTCCAAAAGATCATGCAGATGATTTTAAATCTGTGAAAACATTCAAGTTTTTCAATACTAATAATTTATGGATCAAACTCAGCg CGATTGAAAGAGTGcttgaaaaaaattctttaaatatgGAGATTATTGTCAACAATAAGACTTTTTCGAATGGCTTAAACATAATTCAACTAGAAACAGCTGTTGGAGCTGCGATGAAATCGTTCGAAGGAAGTATTG GTATAAATGTACCACGCAGTAGATTTTTACCAGTAAAAAAGACTTCTGACTTGATGCTTGTTATGAGTAATTTATACACTCTCCGTAATGGTTCGTTAGTGATGAGCCCGCAACGCATGTTTCCTACAACGCCTCTTATAAAATTAGGGGATAATCACTTTTCTAag GTTAAAGAATTTCTTACCAGATTTCCAGCTATACCAGATCTTTTGGAGTTGGATCATTTGACGGTGTCTGGTGATGTTACTTTTGGTAAAGGCGTAACGCTTAAAGGAACggttattattattgctaatCACGGAGAACGAATCGATCTCCCGTCGGGCACAATTTTagagaataaaattgtttctgGTAATCTACGTATTTTAGACCATTAA
- the LOC114872242 gene encoding UTP--glucose-1-phosphate uridylyltransferase isoform X2 — MLMSMLRPRQARGHQRSPSDTQAFRERTKRDALIELQRELEKLEGTATTGEVKEEVHRQFEGFTHLFKRFLQEEGPSLEWDRIQKLPDDAIRDYNSLPMPEGEEVRALLNKLIVIKLNGGLGTSMGCHGPKSVIAVRNGLTFLDLTVQQIEYLNKTYNANVPLILMDSFNTDDDTQRIIRKYKGIDVDIYTFNQSCYPRINRDSLLPIAKHCDIADDIEAWYPPGHGDFYESFRNSGLLKKFLKEGRDYCFISNIDNLGATVDFKILKLLLDKTETSPLEFLMEVTDKTRADVKGGTLIKYEDKLRLLEIAQVPKDHADDFKSVKTFKFFNTNNLWIKLSAIERVLEKNSLNMEIIVNNKTFSNGLNIIQLETAVGAAMKSFEGSIGINVPRSRFLPVKKTSDLMLVMSNLYTLRNGSLVMSPQRMFPTTPLIKLGDNHFSKVKEFLTRFPAIPDLLELDHLTVSGDVTFGKGVTLKGTVIIIANHGERIDLPSGTILENKIVSGNLRILDH; from the exons ATGCTAATGTCGATGCTGCGACCTCGTCAA GCACGCGGTCATCAACGCAGTCCCTCAGATACACAGGCATTCCGTGAAAGAACCAAGAGGGATGCCCTGATCGAACTTCAACGGGAATTGGAGAAACTCGAGGGAACAGCTACTACAGGAGAAGTTAAAGAGGAGGTCCACCGGCAATTCGAAGGATTCACCCATCTCTTCAAGAGATTTCTGCAAGAAGAAGGACCCTCGTTAGAATGGGATCGCATACAAAAGCTTCCCGACGATGCG atAAGAGATTACAATTCTTTGCCAATGCCGGAAGGAGAAGAGGTGAGAGCCctgttaaataaattgattgtTATCAAACTAAATGGAGGGCTTGGAACTAGTATGGGATGCCATGGACCAAAGTCTGTGATAGCAGTTCGCAATGGACTTACGTTTCTTGATCTGACCGTTCAACAAATTGAG TACTTGAATAAAACCTATAATGCAAATGTACCTCTAATTTTGATGGATTCCTTCAACACCGATGACGATACACAAAGAATCATCAGGAAATATAAAGGAATAGACGTTGACATTTATACGTTTAATCAAAGTTGTTATCCTCGTATCAACAGAGATTCGTTACTTCCAATTGCAAAACATTGTGATATTGCTGATGATATCGAAGC ATGGTATCCTCCTGGCCATGGAGATTTCTATGAAAGTTTCCGAAATTCCggtttattgaaaaaatttttgaaagag GGTCGtgattattgttttatttcgaACATCGATAATTTGGGTGCTACGGtagatttcaaaattctaaaattattattagataaaACTGAAACGTCACCTCTTGAATTTCTTATGGAAGTCACCGACAAAACGCGGGCCGATGTCAAG GGTGGAACATTAATTAAATACGAGGATAAGCTACGGCTCCTTGAAATCGCACAAGTTCCAAAAGATCATGCAGATGATTTTAAATCTGTGAAAACATTCAAGTTTTTCAATACTAATAATTTATGGATCAAACTCAGCg CGATTGAAAGAGTGcttgaaaaaaattctttaaatatgGAGATTATTGTCAACAATAAGACTTTTTCGAATGGCTTAAACATAATTCAACTAGAAACAGCTGTTGGAGCTGCGATGAAATCGTTCGAAGGAAGTATTG GTATAAATGTACCACGCAGTAGATTTTTACCAGTAAAAAAGACTTCTGACTTGATGCTTGTTATGAGTAATTTATACACTCTCCGTAATGGTTCGTTAGTGATGAGCCCGCAACGCATGTTTCCTACAACGCCTCTTATAAAATTAGGGGATAATCACTTTTCTAag GTTAAAGAATTTCTTACCAGATTTCCAGCTATACCAGATCTTTTGGAGTTGGATCATTTGACGGTGTCTGGTGATGTTACTTTTGGTAAAGGCGTAACGCTTAAAGGAACggttattattattgctaatCACGGAGAACGAATCGATCTCCCGTCGGGCACAATTTTagagaataaaattgtttctgGTAATCTACGTATTTTAGACCATTAA
- the LOC114872242 gene encoding UTP--glucose-1-phosphate uridylyltransferase isoform X1: MHDLTKLDGGDGGAKLLMKGRDTQAFRERTKRDALIELQRELEKLEGTATTGEVKEEVHRQFEGFTHLFKRFLQEEGPSLEWDRIQKLPDDAIRDYNSLPMPEGEEVRALLNKLIVIKLNGGLGTSMGCHGPKSVIAVRNGLTFLDLTVQQIEYLNKTYNANVPLILMDSFNTDDDTQRIIRKYKGIDVDIYTFNQSCYPRINRDSLLPIAKHCDIADDIEAWYPPGHGDFYESFRNSGLLKKFLKEGRDYCFISNIDNLGATVDFKILKLLLDKTETSPLEFLMEVTDKTRADVKGGTLIKYEDKLRLLEIAQVPKDHADDFKSVKTFKFFNTNNLWIKLSAIERVLEKNSLNMEIIVNNKTFSNGLNIIQLETAVGAAMKSFEGSIGINVPRSRFLPVKKTSDLMLVMSNLYTLRNGSLVMSPQRMFPTTPLIKLGDNHFSKVKEFLTRFPAIPDLLELDHLTVSGDVTFGKGVTLKGTVIIIANHGERIDLPSGTILENKIVSGNLRILDH, from the exons ATGCACGATCTTACAAAATTGGATGGCGGCGATGGCGGAGCCAAGCTACTTATGAAGGGAAGAG ATACACAGGCATTCCGTGAAAGAACCAAGAGGGATGCCCTGATCGAACTTCAACGGGAATTGGAGAAACTCGAGGGAACAGCTACTACAGGAGAAGTTAAAGAGGAGGTCCACCGGCAATTCGAAGGATTCACCCATCTCTTCAAGAGATTTCTGCAAGAAGAAGGACCCTCGTTAGAATGGGATCGCATACAAAAGCTTCCCGACGATGCG atAAGAGATTACAATTCTTTGCCAATGCCGGAAGGAGAAGAGGTGAGAGCCctgttaaataaattgattgtTATCAAACTAAATGGAGGGCTTGGAACTAGTATGGGATGCCATGGACCAAAGTCTGTGATAGCAGTTCGCAATGGACTTACGTTTCTTGATCTGACCGTTCAACAAATTGAG TACTTGAATAAAACCTATAATGCAAATGTACCTCTAATTTTGATGGATTCCTTCAACACCGATGACGATACACAAAGAATCATCAGGAAATATAAAGGAATAGACGTTGACATTTATACGTTTAATCAAAGTTGTTATCCTCGTATCAACAGAGATTCGTTACTTCCAATTGCAAAACATTGTGATATTGCTGATGATATCGAAGC ATGGTATCCTCCTGGCCATGGAGATTTCTATGAAAGTTTCCGAAATTCCggtttattgaaaaaatttttgaaagag GGTCGtgattattgttttatttcgaACATCGATAATTTGGGTGCTACGGtagatttcaaaattctaaaattattattagataaaACTGAAACGTCACCTCTTGAATTTCTTATGGAAGTCACCGACAAAACGCGGGCCGATGTCAAG GGTGGAACATTAATTAAATACGAGGATAAGCTACGGCTCCTTGAAATCGCACAAGTTCCAAAAGATCATGCAGATGATTTTAAATCTGTGAAAACATTCAAGTTTTTCAATACTAATAATTTATGGATCAAACTCAGCg CGATTGAAAGAGTGcttgaaaaaaattctttaaatatgGAGATTATTGTCAACAATAAGACTTTTTCGAATGGCTTAAACATAATTCAACTAGAAACAGCTGTTGGAGCTGCGATGAAATCGTTCGAAGGAAGTATTG GTATAAATGTACCACGCAGTAGATTTTTACCAGTAAAAAAGACTTCTGACTTGATGCTTGTTATGAGTAATTTATACACTCTCCGTAATGGTTCGTTAGTGATGAGCCCGCAACGCATGTTTCCTACAACGCCTCTTATAAAATTAGGGGATAATCACTTTTCTAag GTTAAAGAATTTCTTACCAGATTTCCAGCTATACCAGATCTTTTGGAGTTGGATCATTTGACGGTGTCTGGTGATGTTACTTTTGGTAAAGGCGTAACGCTTAAAGGAACggttattattattgctaatCACGGAGAACGAATCGATCTCCCGTCGGGCACAATTTTagagaataaaattgtttctgGTAATCTACGTATTTTAGACCATTAA